From the genome of Caloenas nicobarica isolate bCalNic1 chromosome 14, bCalNic1.hap1, whole genome shotgun sequence, one region includes:
- the CDIP1 gene encoding cell death-inducing p53-target protein 1 isoform X1 — MSNDPPPPYPGGPSAPLIEEKHGPPSAADGVTPIVGQPQGVPIPPPEFGPPPYEPPSQPGFVSPHMPTDSAGPYVPPAGYYPPPGPHPHMGYYPAPGHYPSPGGHTATVLVPSGAATTVTVLQGEIFQGAPVQTVCPHCQQAITTKITYEIGLMSFLLGFLCCFVGCDLCCCLIPCLFDDFKDVTHTCPNCKAYIYTYKRMC, encoded by the exons ATGTCCAACGACCCTCCGCCACCCTACCCGGGAGGCCCCTCGGCACCACTGATAGAAGAGAAGCACGGTCCACCCTCCGCGGCAG ATGGCGTCACCCCCATTGTGGGACAGCCCCAGGGGGTTCCCATCCCTCCTCCTGAGTTTGGGCCCCCCCCGTACGAGCCACCCTCGCAGCCGGGGTTCGTGTCCCCCCACATGCCCACAGACAGTGCTGGGCCTTATGTGCCACCTG CAGGTTATTACCCACCCCCAGGCCCTCACCCCCACATGGGCTACTACCCCGCCCCAGGCCACTACCCATCTCCTGGCGGCCACACGGCAACAGTGCTTGTCCCATCGGGGGCTGCCACCACGGTGACGGTGCTGCAGGGCGAGATCTTCCAGGGTGCCCCTGTGCAGACAGTGTGTCCCCACTGCCAGCAAGCCATCACCACCAAGATCACCTATGAGATCGGGCTCATGAGCTTCCTTCTTggcttcctctgctgctttgtggG GTgtgatctctgctgctgcctgatcCCCTGCCTGTTCGATGACTTCAAGGACGTGACACACACGTGTCCCAACTGCAAGGCCTATATCTACACGTACAAGCGCATGTGCTAA
- the HMOX2 gene encoding heme oxygenase 2 has protein sequence MPSAMEGSEGEGEIMRYEETEDDSVSPTDLSELLKEGTKESHDRAENTQFVKDFLKGRIKKELFKLATVALYFTYSALEEEMDRNKDNPVFAPLYFPLELHRREALIKDVKYFYGEDWEEKIQCSEATQHYVDRIHHVGQHEPELLVAHAYTRYMGDLSGGQVLKKVAQRALKLPSTEEGIQFYVFDNISNAQQFKQLYRARMNALDLDKNTKERIVEEANQAFRFNMQVFDELDKTGKSLTEEAQDGGFPVHDGKGDLRKCPYYADKLGKAGPSCPCHAAVALAKQPLVQLILAACVAVAAGAAVWYVM, from the exons ATGCCATCAGCTATGGAGGGCTcggagggagaaggggaaatcATGCGCTATGAGGAAACAGAAGATGACAGTGTCAG TCCCACCGACCTGTCAGAGCTGCTGAAGGAGGGGACAAAGGAATCTCATGACCGCGCAGAGAACACTCAGTTTGTCAAAGACTTCCTGAAAGGACGGATCAAGAAGGAGCTCTTCAAG CTGGCCACCGTGGCACTTTACTTCACGTACTCTGCTCTGGAAGAGGAAATGGATCGCAACAAGGACAACCCAGTGTTTGCTCCTCTGTATTTCCCCTTAGAGCTTCACCGGAGAGAAGCATTGATCAAAGACGTGAAATATTTCTACGGAGAAGACTGGGAAGAGAAGATCCAGTGTTCAGAGGCAACTCAGCACTATGTGGACAGAATCCATCATGTGGGACAGCATGAGCCAGAGCTGCTAGTGGCTCATGCTTACACACGCTATATGGGAGACCTCTCAGGTGGGCAAGTGCTGAAGAAGGTAGCCCAGAGGGCCCTGAAGTTGCCCAGTACTGAGGAAGGGATCCAATTCTACGTGTTTGACAACATTTCCAATGCGCAGCAGTTCAAGCAGCTCTACAGAGCGAGGATGAATGCTCTGGACTTGGACAAGAACACTAAGGAAAGGATTGTGGAAGAGGCCAACCAAGCCTTCAGGTTCAACATGCAG GTATTTGATGAACTGGACAAGACTGGCAAGTCGCTGACAGAAGAAGCCCAGGACGGAGGCTTTCCAGTCCATGATGGAAAAGGAGACCTACGCAAATGCCCTTACTATGCAGACAAACTAG GCAAGGCAGGACCCAGCTGCCCCTGTCACGCTGCCGTGGCCCTGGCGAAGCAGCCCCTGGTGCAGCTGATCCTGGCGGCCTGCGTCGCTGTGGCCGCAGGAGCTGCAGTGTGGTACGTCATGTGA
- the CDIP1 gene encoding cell death-inducing p53-target protein 1 isoform X2 — protein sequence MSNDPPPPYPGGPSAPLIEEKHGPPSAADGVTPIVGQPQGVPIPPPEFGPPPYEPPSQPGFVSPHMPTDSAGPYVPPGYYPPPGPHPHMGYYPAPGHYPSPGGHTATVLVPSGAATTVTVLQGEIFQGAPVQTVCPHCQQAITTKITYEIGLMSFLLGFLCCFVGCDLCCCLIPCLFDDFKDVTHTCPNCKAYIYTYKRMC from the exons ATGTCCAACGACCCTCCGCCACCCTACCCGGGAGGCCCCTCGGCACCACTGATAGAAGAGAAGCACGGTCCACCCTCCGCGGCAG ATGGCGTCACCCCCATTGTGGGACAGCCCCAGGGGGTTCCCATCCCTCCTCCTGAGTTTGGGCCCCCCCCGTACGAGCCACCCTCGCAGCCGGGGTTCGTGTCCCCCCACATGCCCACAGACAGTGCTGGGCCTTATGTGCCACCTG GTTATTACCCACCCCCAGGCCCTCACCCCCACATGGGCTACTACCCCGCCCCAGGCCACTACCCATCTCCTGGCGGCCACACGGCAACAGTGCTTGTCCCATCGGGGGCTGCCACCACGGTGACGGTGCTGCAGGGCGAGATCTTCCAGGGTGCCCCTGTGCAGACAGTGTGTCCCCACTGCCAGCAAGCCATCACCACCAAGATCACCTATGAGATCGGGCTCATGAGCTTCCTTCTTggcttcctctgctgctttgtggG GTgtgatctctgctgctgcctgatcCCCTGCCTGTTCGATGACTTCAAGGACGTGACACACACGTGTCCCAACTGCAAGGCCTATATCTACACGTACAAGCGCATGTGCTAA